A genomic region of Scyliorhinus canicula chromosome 4, sScyCan1.1, whole genome shotgun sequence contains the following coding sequences:
- the lrrtm2 gene encoding leucine-rich repeat transmembrane neuronal protein 2, protein MGLHSKWPLGGPTTVALCVMSILLKMLPASGTACPQKCRCEELLFYCDSQGFQGVPDNVSHGSIGLSLRHNSFVELQNDQFTSYSQLTWLYLDHNQISVIQVDAFQGLYKLKELILSYNRIVRLANTTFSQLINLQNLDLSFNQITSLQPEQFHSLRKLQTLHLRSNSLRTIPIRIFWDCRSLEFLDISNNRLRSLARNGFAGLIKLKELHLEHNQLTKINFAHFPRLISLQTLFLQWNKINILLCGMEWTWDTLEKLDVTGNEIRTIEPHVFLTMPNLKVLLMDSNKLTALDGQVVNSWKSLTHIGLSSNMWVCNKNICALASWLSNFQGRWENSMVCASPEHTQGEDILDAVHGFQICSNLSATTTQITTGYTDSTQQSETTEYGTELMSTDSGSEDTENPTIETTAEDFLEPDNTVFTHRIITGTMALLFSFFLIILVVYISRKCCPPTLRRIRHCSMMQHRRQIRHQARQPMADLSTQVPYNEYEPTHEEGALVIINGYGQCKCQQLPYKECEV, encoded by the exons ATGG GTTTGCATTCGAAGTGGCCATTGGGGGGGCCAACAACGGTGGCATTGTGTGTGATGAGCATATTGTTAAAAATGCTGCCTGCCTCAGGCACAGCGTGTCCACAAAAATGCAGATGTGAGGAGCTGCTCTTTTACTGTGATTCCCAAGGTTTTCAAGGAGTACCCGATAATGTCTCCCACGGGTCTATAGGCTTGTCGCTCAGGCACAATAGTTTTGTTGAACTGCAAAATGATCAGTTTACAAGCTACAGCCAACTTACGTGGCTCTATTTAGATCACAACCAGATTTCTGTAATTCAAGTGGATGCCTTCCAAGGACTATATAAACTCAAAGAATTAATCCTCAGCTACAATAGGATTGTGCGACTGGCGAATACTACATTCAGCCAACTGATTAACTTGCAGAATCTGGACCTGTCATTTAATCAAATTACTTCTCTGCAACCAGAGCAATTCCACAGCTTACGGAAACTTCAGACACTGCACCTACGTTCAAATTCACTAAGGACCATTCCTATAAGGATTTTCTGGGACTGCCGAAGCCTGGAGTTTTTGGATATAAGCAACAATCGCTTGCGAAGTCTGGCTCGTAATGGTTTTGCAGGATTAATCAAACTCAAGGAGCTTCACTTGGAGCACAACCAGCTGACAAAGATTAATTTTGCTCATTTCCCTCGGCTAATCAGCCTCCAAACACTATTTTTACAGTGGAACAAAATAAATATCCTGTTATGCGGAATGGAATGGACTTGGGACACACTGGAAAAGCTCGACGTAACTGGAAATGAAATTAGAACAATTGAGCCTCATGTTTTCCTTACAATGCCGAACCTAAAGGTACTTCTGATGGATTCAAACAAGCTCACCGCACTGGATGGGCAGGTTGTTAACTCGTGGAAATCTCTAACTCACATCGGTCTTTCTAGTAACATGTGGGTTTGTAACAAAAATATTTGTGCCCTGGCCTCCTGGCTAAGCAATTTCCAAGGTCGGTGGGAGAACTCAATGGTTTGTGCTAGCCCAGAGCACACACAGGGCGAGGACATATTAGACGCTGTTCATGGATTTCAAATCTGCAGCAATCTTTCAGCAACCACCACACAAATAACCACTGGCTATACAGACTCTACACAGCAATCGGAAACTACTGAATACGGAACAGAATTAATGTCTACCGACTCTGGTTCAGAGGATACTGAAAATCCAACTATAGAAACAACTGCTGAAGACTTCCTCGAGCCCGATAATACTGTCTTTACGCACAGGATAATAACTGGAACAATGGCTCTATTGTTCTCTTTTTTCCTCATTATCCTTGTGGTGTACATTTCACGGAAATGCTGCCCCCCTACCCTAAGACGAATCAGGCATTGCTCCATGATGCAACATCGGAGGCAAATTCGCCACCAAGCCAGGCAGCCCATGGCAGATTTATCTACACAAGTACCCTATAATGAATATGAGCCCACCCACGAGGAAGGCGCACTGGTGATCATAAATGGTTACGGACAATGCAAATGTCAGCAGCTGCCTTATAAAGAATGTGAAGTATAA